The Salvelinus sp. IW2-2015 linkage group LG15, ASM291031v2, whole genome shotgun sequence genome includes a region encoding these proteins:
- the LOC111973798 gene encoding reticulon-4 receptor-like: protein MKTSLVEGGRLLFLVLWLNLVPRGAEGCPVKCVCYSEPRPTVACQQQGLYSIPNEIPVQSQRIFLQSNKLTVVRSTSFSSVHNLTVLWMYSNNISHIEAGAFYGLERLEELDIGDNSNLRIISPTAFRGLSKLHTLHLHRCGLSELPVGAFQGLFSLQYLYLQDNNLLALHDDTFLDLTNLTYLFLHNNKIKTVSDHMLRGLINLDRLLLHQNRVIYVQPRAFSDLRKLTTLFLFYNNLTVLTGETMDPLGSLQYLRLNGNQWVCDCRARTLWDWFKRFKGSSSELECNVPLELFGKDLKRLKSDDLEGCVETPQIQTQLFSSNLWSGKFDSTENPLGNGIPRCCLPDNDKSSIISGKTIPDPSSYNSRQITNNPLKEKENISKTKFREQERTKNETIRNKQSLNDGPLGTLSNNLDQSLVQLQDLEPSTAPTRKKKKCTKKPKSDAQCLKGHGSTMQLELSFLFMSIIWFWFSLVMS from the coding sequence ggGGCCGACTCCTGTTCCTTGTGTTGTGGTTAAACCTGGTGCCTCGGGGAGCAGAGGGCTGCCCGGTCaaatgtgtgtgttacagtgagCCACGGCCCACCGTGGCTTGCCAGCAACAAGGACTGTACTCCATCCCCAACGAGATCCCTGTGCAGAGCCAGCGGATATTCCTGCAGAGCAACAAGCTGACCGTGGTCCGCTCCACCAGCTTCAGCTCTGTACACAACCTCACCGTGCTCTGGATGTACTCCAACAACATCAGCCACATCGAAGCTGGGGCCTTCTATGGTCTGGAGCGGCTGGAGGAGCTGGACATTGGGGACAACAGTAACCTGAGAATCATCAGCCCCACGGCCTTCAGGGGCCTGTCCAAGCTTCACACCCTCCACCTGCACAGGTGCGGCCTGTCGGAGTTACCTGTCGGAGCGTTCCAGGGACTGTTCTCCCTGCAGTACCTTTACctacaggacaataacctactgGCCCTGCACGACGACACTTTCCTGGACCTGACCAACCTCACCTATCTCTTCCTGCACAACAACAAGATCAAGACCGTATCGGACCACATGCTGCGTGGCCTCATTAACCTCGACCGCCTGTTGCTCCATCAAAACCGGGTGATCTACGTCCAACCAAGAGCATTCAGTGACCTGAGAAAACTGACCACACTGTTCCTGTTCTACAACAACCTGACCGTGCTGACTGGGGAAACCATGGACCCGCTGGGGTCCCTCCAGTACCTGCGTCTCAACGGGAACCAGTGGGTCTGTGACTGTCGGGCCAGGACCCTGTGGGACTGGTTCAAACGCTTCAAGGGCTCCAGCTCAGAGCTTGAGTGTAACGTCCCACTGGAGTTGTTTGGGAAGGACCTGAAACGGCTGAAGAGTGATGATCTGGAAGGGTGTGTGGAAACTCCTCAGATCCAAACCCAGCTCTTCAGCTCCAACCTGTGGTCTGGAAAATTTGACTCCACGGAAAATCCTCTGGGAAATGGAATTCCCAGGTGTTGTCTTCCAGATAATGATAAGTCCTCTATCATCTCTGGGAAAACCATCCCTGACCCCTCATCCTACAACAGCCGCCAGATCACCAACAACCCCCTCAAGGAGAAGGAGAACATATCCAAGACCAAATTCAGAGAGCAGGAGCGAACAAAAAATGAGACCATCCGGAATAAGCAGAGTCTCAACGACGGGCCTCTGGGGACTCTGTCCAACAACCTTGACCAGTCCTTAGTCCAACTGCAAGATCTGGAACCTTCTACAGCCCCAACCAGGAAgaaaaagaagtgcactaaaaAACCCAAATCCGATGCACAATGTCTCAAAGGCCATGGATCTACAATGCAGCTGGAGCTGAGTTTTCTCTTCATGTCCATAATCTGGTTCTGGTTCTCGTTGGTCATGTCTTAG